CCGCAGGAGTCCCTGCAGCGGGTCTTCGGCGGGCAGGTGGCGGGGCAGGCGCTGGTCGCCGCCGGCCGTACCACGGAGGGCGACCGCCCGGTGCACTCGCTGCACGCGTACTTCCTGCGCCCGGGCCGGCCGGGCGTGCCGATCGTCTACCAGGTCGAGCATGTGCGCGACGGGCGGTCGTTCACCACCCGCCGGGTGACGGCCGTGCAGCAGGGCCGCACGATCTTCAACCTCACCGCCTCCTTCCACAAGCCGGAGGAGGGCAGCTTCGAGCACCAGCTGCCGCCGGCCCGCAGGGTCCCGGACCCCGAGTCCCTGCCCACCGTCACGGACGAGATCCGGGAGCACCTGGGCGCGCTGCCCGAGCAGCTGGAGCGGATGGCCCGGCGCCAGCCCTTCGACATCCGCTACGTGGACCGGCTGCGCTGGACCGCCGAGGAGGTCGAGGGCGCCGAGCCGCGCAGCGCCGTGTGGATGCGCGCCGTCGGACCGCTCGGCGACGACCCGCTCGTGCACACCTGCGCCCTCACCTACGCCAGCGACAT
The Streptomyces tuirus genome window above contains:
- a CDS encoding acyl-CoA thioesterase, producing the protein MTTNPAERLVDLLDLEQIEVNIFRGRSPQESLQRVFGGQVAGQALVAAGRTTEGDRPVHSLHAYFLRPGRPGVPIVYQVEHVRDGRSFTTRRVTAVQQGRTIFNLTASFHKPEEGSFEHQLPPARRVPDPESLPTVTDEIREHLGALPEQLERMARRQPFDIRYVDRLRWTAEEVEGAEPRSAVWMRAVGPLGDDPLVHTCALTYASDMTLLDAVRIPVEPLWGPRGFDLASLDHAMWFHRPFRADDWLLYDQESPIAVGGRGLARGRIYDREGRLVVSVVQEGLFRKLG